A single region of the Lotus japonicus ecotype B-129 chromosome 4, LjGifu_v1.2 genome encodes:
- the LOC130712489 gene encoding uncharacterized protein LOC130712489 translates to MASSNLPRVNLPILIDKNWDRWNSQMKVLFGFQDVLDVIENKFQPLTQDMTEEQKALHNDMKKKDCKAMFLIHQCVDDTHFEKIANASSAKEMWDIIQKVHSGSDKVKKVKLQTLRRQYEGLQMEENGKVGEYFTKILTTVNLMKGCGEKITDVMWGVTSLAPKFDYIVVAIEESKDVDNMKIEELQSSLEAHEMRLADRNSVKVAEQALKVGLDNHDGKKKKWTGKGKSSNKSKWSQDNSDKSESSKRRGESAKNGDNQRKIDMKNVECYKCHKMGHYSYECRASKLKQQKNADKEAYATREDSDEDLIMLMVTTMNSIVSAETDETWYLDSGCSNHMTNHNEWLVDLDKTRTGRVKFADNRTLQIKGKGYVVIPRKNGKTAVIKDAFYVPELKCNLMSIGQLVEKGYNFDTKNRKLHLYDPEERLVLNANLTKNKTFQVNMKAAEIKCFAAQEPEEEL, encoded by the exons ATGGCAAGTAGCAATCTGCCCAGAGTAAATCTCCCAATTCTAATTGATAAGAATTGGGATCGATGGAATTCTCAAATGAAAGTTCTATTTGGGTTTCAAGATGTTCTTGATGTTATAGAGAATAAGTTTCAACCACTGACCCAAGACATGACTGAAGAACAGAAGGCTCTTCATAACgatatgaagaagaaggattgtAAGGCGATGTTTCTCATTCATCAATGCGTGGATGATACGCATTTTGAGAAAATAGCAAATGCATCTTCAGCAAAGGAGATGTGGGACATTATACAAAAAGTTCATAGTGGCAGTGACAAGGTAAAGAAGGTAAAGTTGCAAACTCTTCGAAGACAGTATGAAGGTCTTCAGATGGAGGAGAATGGAAAGGTGGGTGAATACTTCACCAAGATCCTAACCACTGTCAATTTAATGAAGGGCTGTGGAGAAAAGATCACTGATGTGATG tggggtgttacatccTTGGCTCCCAAATTTGACTACATCGTAGTGGCAATTGAGGAATCTAAAGATGTGGACAACATGAAGATAGAAGAGTTGCAGAGTTCATTGGAAGCACATGAGATGCGCCTTGCTGATCGTAATTCTGTGAAAGTTGCAGAACAAGCTTTGAAGGTTGGTCTGGACAATCATGATGGCAAAAAGAAGAAGTGGACAGGCAAAGGAAAGTCCAGCAACAAGTCAAAGTGGTCTCAAGATAATTCTGACAAGTCAGAATCGTCCAAAAGGAGAGGTGAATCTGCAAAGAATGGTGACAATCAGAGGAAGATTGATATGAAGAATGTTGAATGCTACAAGTGTCACAAGATGGGACACTACTCCTATGAGTGTCGCGCTAGTAAACTAAAACAGCAGAAGAATGCAGACAAGGAAGCTTATGCAACAAgggaagattctgatgaagatctTATAATGCTAATGGTCACAACAATGAATTCAATAGTGAGTGCTGAAACTGATGAGACATGGTACCTAGACTCAGGCTGTTCCAATCACATGACCAACCACAATGAATGGTTGGTAGATCTGGACAAGACGAGGACTGGCAGAGTAAAATTTGCTGATAACAGGACACTTCAGATAAAAGGGAAAGGATATGTAGTCATTCCAAGGAAGAATGGTAAGACTGCAGTTATCAAAGATGCCTTCTATGTTCCAGAGTTAAAGTGCAATTTGATGAGTATTGGTCAACTAGTGGAGAAAGGGTACAACTTTGACACGAAAAATAGGAAGCTCCATCTGTATGATCCTGAGGAAAGGCTAGTTCTGAATGCTAATCTCACAAAGAACAAAACCTTTCAGGTCAATATGAAAGCTGCTGAAATCAAATGTTTTGCTGCAcaagaacctgaagaagaattgtaa
- the LOC130712488 gene encoding uncharacterized protein LOC130712488, translated as MRSLVLAAYNGQTGPKDHLLYFNMKMAISAASDAVKCRMLPSTFKGAAMAWSMALPRGSIAKFHDFSSQFLIQFSTSKIEPVTIEDLYDVRQMERETLKQYVKRYSDASRKIEESEPQACACAFKNGLLPGKLNNKLSRKPTHSMTEARARASAYILEEEDDTFKRKPVKAEKVSGRRNVSLAGKSIWRKEANSTRKDKDVVQFVEKFEGRQLCSRKEDVESLRPRWTTGPRRHGRPKRCSNEELAKLLQEVEVTQAVESGKNGIDSWRGVEGRTKWCEYHHLEGQDTSDCFTLKGKDGKLIRARRSRATDRESDKDQHGGRRRAPAAGRKRTKVAKKKGAEETFNNDVKSSV; from the coding sequence ATGAGGAGCCTTGTGTTGGCAGCGTACAACGGGCAAACTGGTCCAAAGGATCATTTGCTTTATTTCAATATGAAGATGGCAATAAGCGCAGCTTCCGATGCAGTAAAGTGCAGGATGCTCCCATCCACATTTAAGGGCGCAGCGATGGCTTGGTCTATGGCTTTGCCAAGGGGATCTATAGCAAAGTTCCACGACTTCTCGtcgcaattccttattcagTTCTCTACAAGCAAGATCGAGCCAGTAACAATTGAAGATCTGTATGACGTTCGACAGATGGAGCGAGAAACTTTGAAGCAATACGTAAAGCGGTACAGTGATGCGTCCAGGAAGATTGAGGAGTCGGAGCCTCAGGCATGCGCGTGCGCTTTCAAAAATGGATTGCTACCGGGAAAGCTTAACAACAAGCTGAGTCGGAAACCAACGCACTCGATGACAGAGGCTCGCGCCCGGGCGAGTGCCTACATCCTAGAAGAGGAGGACGACACATTTAAGAGGAAACCTGTAAAGGCAGAAAAAGTAAGCGGCCGAAGGAATGTGTCGCTGGCAGGAAAATCGATATGGAGAAAGGAAGCAAATAGTACGCGAAAGGACAAGGATGTCGTTCAATTTGTTGAGAAATTCGAAGGGAGGCAACTCTGTTCGAGAAAGGAGGACGTTGAGAGTCTACGCCCGCGGTGGACAACCGGCCCTCGCCGGCATGGGAGGCCAAAGAGGTGCTCGAACGAAGAATTGGCAAAGTTGCTCCAAGAGGTGGAGGTGACACAAGCAGTCGAGAGTGGAAAAAACGGAATTGATTCATGGCGAGGGGTGGAAGGCCGGACAAAGTGGTGCGAATATCACCACTTGGAGGGCCAAGACACCAGTGACTGTTTCACGTTGAAAGGCAAAGACGGAAAGCTGATCAGAGCAAGGCGATCACGAGCAACAGACCGCGAATCAGACAAGGACCAACATGGCGGTCGTCGGCGAGCGCCAGCAGCTGGCAGGAAGAGGACGAAGGTGGcaaagaagaaaggagctgaagaAACTTTCAACAACGATGTCAAATCGTCAGTTTAA